Proteins from a single region of Argiope bruennichi chromosome 6, qqArgBrue1.1, whole genome shotgun sequence:
- the LOC129972139 gene encoding uncharacterized protein LOC129972139, translated as MMISAMPAVAVRRGRKKSKTFGRFNLPQSHHSSTSSLNGRNRSFTRRQGGQSISTISTQYGGNRAFRHRVRYDSELDRQRRRFLIYMGTLFLITGLLLVFIGVGATVPMAQTVGLVLLGIGAVLCIIKVFCSEAHVTDVPQKIVVEDVDVESNSAGNNEEADATTPLAKISEFTELPTSDSANSTAPTPQEGAENTSHQNSITPTSPPNSIPETQVLIGNDSSGRY; from the coding sequence ATGATGATCTCAGCTATGCCAGCAGTTGCGGTGCGCCGCGGTCGGAAAAAGAGCAAGACCTTTGGCCGCTTCAACTTACCTCAGAGTCACCACTCGAGTACTTCCTCACTCAATGGACGCAACAGAAGCTTCACCAGACGCCAGGGAGGGCAGAGCATCAGCACCATCAGCACCCAATACGGTGGGAACAGGGCTTTCCGACACCGCGTGCGGTACGACAGCGAACTCGACAGACAGAGACGCAGATTCCTCATCTACATGGGGACGTTGTTCCTCATCACGGGCCTGCTGCTGGTCTTCATAGGAGTCGGAGCCACAGTGCCCATGGCACAGACCGTGGGCCTCGTTCTCTTAGGCATCGGTGCCGTTCTCTGCATCATCAAGGTTTTCTGTTCGGAAGCGCATGTCACGGACGTGCCACAGAAGATCGTCGTGGAGGACGTCGACGTGGAGTCCAACTCGGCTGGTAACAACGAGGAGGCGGATGCTACCACGCCGCTCGCCAAAATTTCGGAATTTACGGAACTGCCCACTTCCGATTCGGCTAACTCTACAGCCCCAACCCCGCAGGAGGGCGCTGAAAATACCAGCCATCAGAATAGCATTACGCCAACCAGTCCACCAAACAGCATACCGGAGACGCAAGTTTTGATCGGCAACGACTCCAGCGGAAGGTACTAG